CATGGCCACCGCGCAAGCCGAAGGCCGCATCGCCAAGAAGGTTCCCGAACTGCTCTTCGTCTGCGTCCACAACGCAGGACGCTCTCAGATGGCCGCTGCGCTGGCCGAACACTTGTCCGCGCGCAAGGTGCACGTCCGATCCGCAGGATCAGCGCCAACAGGTGAGATCAACGCCGTCGTGGTCGAAGCACTGAAAGAACGCGGTATTCCACTCGGCACGGCCTACCCGAAACCGCTCAGCGACAGCGTCATGCAAGCCGCCGACGTGATCATCACCATGGGGTGCGGCGACACCTGCCCCGTCTTCCCCGGCAAACGCTACGAGGACTGGGACGTCGCCGACCCGGCTGGCCAACCCATCGAGGTCGTACGTGAAATCCGCGACGACATCCAAGCCCGCGTCACCACCCTGCTGCGTCAAATCCTCTGACCCATCCGACCCATCTAGGAGTCCGTGCAATGACCGAAGCTGCTGAGCGCCCCTCCGTCCTATTCGTGTGCGTGCACAACGCCGGACGATCCCAAATGGGAGCGGCCTACACCCACCACCTGTCCGGTGGCGCAGTCGAAGTCCGCTCCGCAGGTTCAGCTCCCGCTGACTCGATCAACCCAGCAGTCCGAGAAGCGATGCTTGAAGACGGCATCGACATCTCTGCCGAGAAGCCGAAAGTCCTGACCACTGAAGCGGTCCAGGCATCGGACGTGGTCATCACCATGGGCTGCGGCGACACCTGCCCCGTCTTCCCCGGCAAGCAATACCTCGACTGGACACTCGAAGACCCCGCCGGACAAGGCGTCGCAGCCGTCCGACCCATCCGCGACGACATCAAACGACGTGTACGGGCACTACTGCGCGAACTCGGAGTCGACGAAGCTTCCGACTGAGGCGGTGCGCCTCGCGGATGACACCCGCTGCCCACTCGGCAGCGGGTGTCATCTTTGGATTACGACATCTTGCTGAGACAAGACAGCACGACCCAAAATGTCGGTGCGCTGGTCAGAGCCGCGCAAATCCGACACGAATCACGAAAACCTACATTTGCTGTCGGCCTTCAAGGTGGAACCAGACCTGCCGCGGCGCCGTCCACTTCGCGGTTCGCGATCGCGGACCGGCGCACCAGCAACAATGCACGACCGGGACGACGTACGCTGTCAGCGCTCGACATTCCGGTCCGGACCCCAGGGGGACCCCATGAAGCCTAGTTACGCCCTTCTCAGCGCGGTTGCTGCCACGACACTGCTGGCGGGCTGCGGTTCGGACTCCGGTGTGACGGTCAGCAGCGCCACGAATTCCGGGGCGACGACCACCGGTACAGCGGAGCCGACGAGCAGTTCCGAGTCGAGCACCGAGTCGAGCACCGTCGCGAGCACCGACACCTCCGGCCCCGAGACCTCGAGCCCGACCAGTTCGGAAACTTCGAGCCCAACGGTGAGTGAGACCAGTTCACCGACGTCCACCGATGGCGCGCTGCTCGACGACGCCGCCATCGAAGCGTTCGCGACGAAGCTGGGTTGTGCACGCGAGCGCGCGGTGCCGCCGAAGAGCAGCTGGCTGCTGGCGAAGGGCGTCAAGACCGGGTACGACTGCACCGCGGGCGACATCGAGTACACCGTCATGCGAACGGAGAAGGCCGGGCAGATCGGGCCGGCCCTGGCGGAGATCAAGGTGCGCTGGGCCAAGGGCAAGCCGGTGTCGTACGTCGGGGGCACCAACTGGGCTATCCTCGCCTCCCCGGAGAAGGGCAAGCGCATTCCGGGTCTGACCCAGACCACCGAAGCCCAGAAGAAGGTCGGCGAAGGCAAGGTCACCTGGGCCTGAGGATCGGGGCGCGGGTCAGGACGAGGATCCCGGTTGTGAGCCCGTGGTCAACGTGCCACCCGGTAGCGCACGAACACCGGAGCAGCCAGCGACACCGCCATCACGAGGACGACGGTCAACAGACCGCCGCCTGCGGCGGTCCACGCCGTTCCCAGCCCGACGGCGGCAGCACCGTGCGCGACGTCGGCCAAGCGGGGACCACCGGCGACGACGACGGTGAACACACCTTGGAGGCGGCCACGGACATCATCGGTGGCCGCCTCCTGCAGCATCGTGGTGCGGAATGCGGCGGAGGCCATGTCGGCAGCGCCGGCCACCATCAAGGCACCGACCGCGATCGCCAGCGGTAGACCGGCCGCTCCCCTGCCGAAGGCCACCGCGAGGCCGAACACCGTGATGGCGACGCCCCAGACGACGATCGCCACGACCACAGCCAGCCCTTGGCGCTCGACGCGCGACACCCAGCCCGACAGCACCCCGCCGATGACGGGACCGGCCGGGATCGCGGCGAACAGCAACGCGAAGGCGAACCCGCCACCGTCCGGGCCACCGAAGTCGAGGTGCGCGATCTGTGGGAACAGCACCCGGGGCATGCCGAAGACCATGGCGATGATGTCGACGACGAACGACATGAGCAACACCGTGTGCGCGCGCAGGTAGGCGAATCCTTCGATGACAGAACGGAAACCGGCCTTGGTCGCCTGGCCGATCGCAGGCATGGCAGGCAGGCCGACCACGGCCCACAGCGTCGCGAACAAGGTGATGGTGTCGGCCGCGTAGAGCCAGGAGTAGCCGAGCACCGGGATGAGCAGACCGCCGACCATCGGCCCGGCGATGGCACCGAACTGCATGACCGTCATGTTGAGCGAGTTCGCGGCGGGCAGCTGTTCCAGCGGCACCAGTCGCGGGTAGATCGCCGAGCGCGTCGGCTGGTTCACCGCGAAGAACGCCAGTTGGACGGCGAACAGCACCAGCAACAACCAGACATGGTCGAGCTGTGCTGCGGCTTGCACGAAGAACAGCGCGCTGGTCGCGATGAGGCCGATCGTGGTGATGGTCAGCAGTTTGCGCCGGTCCATGGCATCGGCGAGGGCGCCGCCGTACAGACCGAAGACGATCAGCGGGATGAGGCCGAACAGCCCGGTGAGACCGACATATGCCGAGCTGCCGGTGATCTTGTAGATCTGCGCGGGCACCGCGACCACAGTCAGTTGCGCGCCGATGAGCGTGATGATGTTGGTCCACCACAGCCGTCGGTAAGCCGGGACGCGCAGCGGACGGGTGTCGGCGAACAAGCCGCGGACGCGGGACAGGGCAACCTCCGAGGTACGGACGACGAAGCGCTCGATCCTCCCACTCGCAGCGACCACGGACTGACACCCACCTCTCGCGCTCGGTGTGTGAACGCGCGACAGTCAAGACGTGACGACCGCCGTCCGGCGGCCGCCTCCATCCGCACCACGGAGGTCGGGCATGTCGACCACAGTGCGCGTGCATCGCGGGTACGCCTGCCCCCGACCGGATCGTGATGGTCGGCGGGCAGCGGGTCGGACGCCTGGAAGGCGAGGTCAACGACTACGAGATCACTCCCGGCAGTCATGTCCTCACGGTCCGCCTGGGCTACTTCCAGGAATGCATCCGTTTTCACGCCGAGCCGCAGGTTGGTTCGGAACGGTCAGATGACGCGGGGTGAGTACATGATGATCGCGACACCCACCAGGCAGCAGAGCGCCCCGACCACGTCGTAGCGGTCGGGACGGTAGCCGTCCATCACCATGCCCCAGACCAACGAACCTGCAACGAAGACTCCGCCGTACGCCGCCAGGATCCGTCCGAAGTTCGCGTCCTGCTGCAAGGTCGCGACGAACCCGTAGAGGCCTAACGCGATCACACCGGCTCCGATCCAGAGCCAACCCTGTGCTACCGCACGCCCTGCCAGACGAGCCACGCGCCGCCGATCTCGCAGACTGCGGCAGCCAGGAACAACGCGAGCGAGCGGGCGATCATCATGGCGCCCATTGTTGTCGCAGCCCCTTCGGCTCCGGTCAGGATCGCAGTGCGTGCACGAACACGGGTGCATGTGCACGTTCGTCGAGCGTGCCGCTCCTCGCGAATTCGGCGAGCACAGTGCGCATCGCACGTCCTTCATCGGAGGTTGCATGCCACGCCGGGCCGGACGCACGAACGATGGAATCCCACGCCGGCCCGGGGAAGACGAGCGGGAGATCCGTGGTGTGCGCACCGGCGAGCGGGCCGTTGGCCGGTTTCGAGCGCAGGACGTACCGCCCTGTGTGGCCGCCGGCCGCCGAATGACGCTGGGCGAACCGGCGAGCCGGAGTGCCGTAGATGCGGCTGGTAAGCCGCCGGACGACTCGCTCCCGTACCGCGGGCCGCAGCGGCAGGCGTCCGAGCCGGGGCGGGACGAACAACGCCGCTTCCCGATCGGTGTGGCCGATCAGCAGATCGATCGATGCCGCTGATCGCCGGGCATCGTCCACGTCCCGCTCCTTCGGCAACGGGTCGATGCCGTACTGCGGGCCGAACGGCATCCCGGCCCGCAAGCCGTAACGCAGTGACATCCGCTGCAAGCGGTCGGTGGCAGCCAGGACCTCGTCGACAGACGCGTCCGGCGCAAGGTCCTGCACCTGGCGAGCCATCGCGACGTACATCCGGTCCCGTCTGCTCATCAGACCGAGCGGGGCGCTCATCACGATCGCCCTACGGAAAAGGCCCCGGGTGCCCTCGGCGATCATCAGGTGGGCGACCGAGTCGCCGCCGGCGGACTCCCCGAAAACGGTGACGTGCTGCGGGTCCCCGCCGAAGACCGCGATGTTCTCGTGCACCCAGCGAAGGGCGGTGCGCTGATCGAGCAGACCGAGATTGCCCGGTGCGTCGCCGTGCCGCAGGTAGCCGAAGAGTCCGAGCCGATAGTTGATGCTGACCACGATCAGCCGCTGCTCGACGACCAGGGCGGTCGGGTCGTAGATGGGCAGGTCGCCACCACCGGTCACATAGGAGCCGCCGTGGATCCACACCAGCACCGGCAGCGCGGCATCCGAGCTCGTGCCGGCCGGGACGGTGACCGAGAGGTTGAGACAGTTCTCGTCCGTTCGCGGTCGACCCTCGAGATCGTCCAGCACTTCGTCGATGAGCGGGAACGACACCTGCGGACAGACCGGGGACGGCTCACGTGCATCGAAATCCCGACCGGAGAACGGCACGGGAACGGGCAGACCCCACCGGGAGGCGGACGCGTAAGGAAGGCCGGTCGCCTGCCACACCTTCGGGGTGCCGCGACCCGAGACCTTGCCGCCGGG
This is a stretch of genomic DNA from Yimella lutea. It encodes these proteins:
- a CDS encoding arsenate reductase ArsC, coding for MQLDRETTVRQLIDDMNYSYAGVFDEHTIETAVNDAWDLLAPRSTVHAFLPVLVARQAREQLMATAQAEGRIAKKVPELLFVCVHNAGRSQMAAALAEHLSARKVHVRSAGSAPTGEINAVVVEALKERGIPLGTAYPKPLSDSVMQAADVIITMGCGDTCPVFPGKRYEDWDVADPAGQPIEVVREIRDDIQARVTTLLRQIL
- a CDS encoding arsenate reductase ArsC codes for the protein MTEAAERPSVLFVCVHNAGRSQMGAAYTHHLSGGAVEVRSAGSAPADSINPAVREAMLEDGIDISAEKPKVLTTEAVQASDVVITMGCGDTCPVFPGKQYLDWTLEDPAGQGVAAVRPIRDDIKRRVRALLRELGVDEASD
- a CDS encoding MFS transporter, translated to MVAASGRIERFVVRTSEVALSRVRGLFADTRPLRVPAYRRLWWTNIITLIGAQLTVVAVPAQIYKITGSSAYVGLTGLFGLIPLIVFGLYGGALADAMDRRKLLTITTIGLIATSALFFVQAAAQLDHVWLLLVLFAVQLAFFAVNQPTRSAIYPRLVPLEQLPAANSLNMTVMQFGAIAGPMVGGLLIPVLGYSWLYAADTITLFATLWAVVGLPAMPAIGQATKAGFRSVIEGFAYLRAHTVLLMSFVVDIIAMVFGMPRVLFPQIAHLDFGGPDGGGFAFALLFAAIPAGPVIGGVLSGWVSRVERQGLAVVVAIVVWGVAITVFGLAVAFGRGAAGLPLAIAVGALMVAGAADMASAAFRTTMLQEAATDDVRGRLQGVFTVVVAGGPRLADVAHGAAAVGLGTAWTAAGGGLLTVVLVMAVSLAAPVFVRYRVAR
- a CDS encoding carboxylesterase family protein produces the protein MSVPNTPVWTIPGGKVSGRGTPKVWQATGLPYASASRWGLPVPVPFSGRDFDAREPSPVCPQVSFPLIDEVLDDLEGRPRTDENCLNLSVTVPAGTSSDAALPVLVWIHGGSYVTGGGDLPIYDPTALVVEQRLIVVSINYRLGLFGYLRHGDAPGNLGLLDQRTALRWVHENIAVFGGDPQHVTVFGESAGGDSVAHLMIAEGTRGLFRRAIVMSAPLGLMSRRDRMYVAMARQVQDLAPDASVDEVLAATDRLQRMSLRYGLRAGMPFGPQYGIDPLPKERDVDDARRSAASIDLLIGHTDREAALFVPPRLGRLPLRPAVRERVVRRLTSRIYGTPARRFAQRHSAAGGHTGRYVLRSKPANGPLAGAHTTDLPLVFPGPAWDSIVRASGPAWHATSDEGRAMRTVLAEFARSGTLDERAHAPVFVHALRS